The Candidatus Nitrospira nitrosa sequence CAACACATACGCCGCCGCGGTCTGCAGCACCCGGAATTGATTGGCCCAAAACCGCGAGCAACTCGTCCGGCCCACGCCAGCCCGTCATGCAACTCTTTGAGCCGATTTTCCACATCGCCCCGCTGACAATAGCTCGCATACACCGTGGCGGGTGTTTCACGGAGATTGGTCACGACAAAACGAGGATTGCACTTGGGGTCTCGTCCCGGCAGCCGGACGACTTCCGCCTTGATAATCACCCGGCGGCGACGCGACCAACTTCCGGCGGCGTAGAGGGTATCGCTATAGACGTGTTCGGTGTGGCCACTGTATTTGGACAGGCCATAGGCTTCTCCCAGCAAGCGCCCGGCCCGCTGGACCAGTCGCGCGTTGCTCGCCACCCCGACGACATACTCGACTCGCTGTGTTTCCAGGACCTCCAACCAGTCGTTGCCGGCGAAGCCACCATCGACGCGGACCCGGAGGGCAGCCCCCGGGAATGCTCGGCGCAGACAGCGCACCAGGGACCGTAGCAGCCCACTAGCTGTCAAGACCGAAGTTGGTTGTCCACAAATCACCGATCTGAGATGTCCGCTTTTCACCGATGAGATTGTCCAGTCGGTCGGGTCAGATTGCCACACCCGTCGTGCCCTCCCCGAGTTCGGCGACCGGTCGGCGGCCGAAGAGCCCAGCCTTTCTCTTTTCCCGAAGCCGGTAACTCTCGCCCTTGATGTTGAGTGTTGTCGCATGATGCAGGAGCCGATCCAAGATCGCCGTGGCCAAGACGGGATCATTGAAGACCTCACCCCAGTCCGCGAAGCTCTTGTTGCTGGTCACAATCAAACTCCCACGTTCATAGCGGCGGACCAGCAGGCGGAAGAACAGACTGGCCTCCTCCCGTGACAGTGGCAGATATCCCAGCTCATCGAGAATCAGGAGACGGGGATACGTCAGTTGCGGGAGCATGCGCTCCAGCCGATTCTCCTGCCGGGCGCGGATCAGCCGACTCATCAGCGTCTCCAACGTCAAAAACAGCACGGATGAACCGGCCTCGACGGTTTTGATGCCCAGGGCAATCGCCAGATGCGTCTTGCCCACACCCGGTGGGCCGAGCAGGACAACATTCTCCGCGCGCTCGACAAAGCTGAGTCCCGCCAGTTCCCGCATGACCTTGCGATCGAGCGAGGGCTGGCACTCGAAGTCGAACTGCTCCAGGGTTTTGAGCCATGGAAACCGGGCCATCCGCAGCCGGAGGTCGATTCCCCGTTGCTGCCGCCCGCGCCACTCTGCTTCGAGGGCTCGAGCCAGAACCCCTTGGTAATCCAGATCGCTTTTTGCCGCCTGCTCACAGACGCCATCGAGTTGGGTGAGCAGGTGGTCCAACTTCAGCCGTTCGAGGAGGACGCTGAGTTCCATCATGCCCCCACCTCCTCGTAGACCGCCAACGGCCGCTGCTCTACCGCCAGCGTCTGGGCCCACAGGGCGGCGTGGTGAGATGGAACCGTGACCCAGCCGGGTGCTCCGGGCACCACGCAATGGGTGACCACGAGTTGCTCGTCGTGATAGACAGCCAACTCGTTTTCCAGCGTCAGTCGGATCTGGACCGTTTGACCCGCCAAGTCAGCCGGGACGCTATACCGGCGGCCACGGACCTCGATGTAGGCATCCCAGCTCACCTGCCGAATTTCGCGGTAGGCCGTATCGTAGCGTGTGGCGGGCAAGGGCCGTAAGGCCGGTGCCTCGCGGGCGAACCGCTCAGCCACGATCTCCTGCACGGTCCCATGTCGCCGTTGGTCGGCCTCCTCCCGCAACCACTGCGCGGCAAGTTGATTGAGATGCGCCCAGCTCTCAAAGGCACGATACCGCACAAAGAAGTGGTGCTTGATGTAGCCGACCATCCGCTCATCTTTGCCCTTGGTTTGTGCTCGGGCAGGTTGGCAGGCGCGCGGGACAAACCCATAGTGGCCCGCCAGATCCACAAACCGGGGATGGAAGCGAGCCGGGCCACCTCGTGGATGAGCGAGCACCGCCGCTTTCTGATTATCCACCAAGACTTCGGCGGGGACGCCCGCAAACCACTCGAAGCTGCGGATGAGTCCGTCATAGGTGTGCTCGGCGTCCTCACGGTCCGTGCACCAGAAGTGGAATCGCCGCGAGAAGCCCAGCGTGTTCACAATGAAGTGGACCACCGTTTCCTGGCCCGCGAGCTGCGTCCGCTGTTCGGCCCAATCGCTCTGCAGCTGGCGACCCGGTGCTGTCTCAAACCGCACCGTCGCCCGACGCACCCGCAGGGCGCGTTTCTGGCGGATGTAGTCCCGCAGAATGGTGAGGTAAGCTCGAAAAAGTGGACGCCTTCAACCTAGAATGAGAGGGCT is a genomic window containing:
- the istB gene encoding IS21-like element helper ATPase IstB; protein product: MMELSVLLERLKLDHLLTQLDGVCEQAAKSDLDYQGVLARALEAEWRGRQQRGIDLRLRMARFPWLKTLEQFDFECQPSLDRKVMRELAGLSFVERAENVVLLGPPGVGKTHLAIALGIKTVEAGSSVLFLTLETLMSRLIRARQENRLERMLPQLTYPRLLILDELGYLPLSREEASLFFRLLVRRYERGSLIVTSNKSFADWGEVFNDPVLATAILDRLLHHATTLNIKGESYRLREKRKAGLFGRRPVAELGEGTTGVAI
- the istA gene encoding IS21 family transposase; the encoded protein is MRRATVRFETAPGRQLQSDWAEQRTQLAGQETVVHFIVNTLGFSRRFHFWCTDREDAEHTYDGLIRSFEWFAGVPAEVLVDNQKAAVLAHPRGGPARFHPRFVDLAGHYGFVPRACQPARAQTKGKDERMVGYIKHHFFVRYRAFESWAHLNQLAAQWLREEADQRRHGTVQEIVAERFAREAPALRPLPATRYDTAYREIRQVSWDAYIEVRGRRYSVPADLAGQTVQIRLTLENELAVYHDEQLVVTHCVVPGAPGWVTVPSHHAALWAQTLAVEQRPLAVYEEVGA